The following coding sequences are from one Arachis hypogaea cultivar Tifrunner chromosome 7, arahy.Tifrunner.gnm2.J5K5, whole genome shotgun sequence window:
- the LOC112702797 gene encoding receptor protein kinase TMK1-like: MQKGAGGLIIIIALLTVVGVGRCQSSGSDADVIRILKSSINAPMSFQWTDPDVCKWRRIQCDSAKRVTAIQIGNQNLQGTLPKELEKLSALQNLECQGNSLTGSFPYLPKSVQKLIIHDNKFNSIPNDIFKGLGSLQEVNMDDIPFPPWQIPQSLADCVALRTFTAQRVGFVGTIPDLFGKNGHFPGLIFLGLSGNSLEGPLPPSLATSSIETVLVNGNSRLNGTISVLKTMTSLKQFWAHGNAFTGPIPDMSNHNHLYDINLRDNQLTGVIPLSLTTLPSLKVVNLTNNLFQGSPPKFKDGVGVDNYLDKGRNQYCTPIPGEPCSSVVNALLSAIEPLGYPLIFAKTWWGNDPCGNKWLGIICSGGNISVVNFQGMGLSGAISPSFATLTSVTKLVLSNNNLTSKIPTELTTMPHLQELDVSNNNLYGNVPKFRDGVVLKLDGNPDIGKDRPSSSSSSDSEDDENNNNNDNNNNKNNTTNYVIVGVLLGIFILLVPGILIYMFLCRKKPKHARKFQHPTAIVIHPNHSGDRNAMLKIASAGVHGGGAEVFSPSNNAYQVESSGNLLISIDVLKAVTNNFAEENVLGKGGFGTVYKGKLHDGTRIAVKRMQSGIVAEKGVDEFMAETAVVTIRHRNLVNLMGYCLDENERLLVYEYMPQGTLSRHLFHWENEGLKPLEWKTRLIIALDVARGVEYLHGLAQQTFIHRDLKPSNILLGDDMRAKVADFGLVRLAPQGKASFQTRLAGTFGYLAPEYAATGRLTTKVDVYSFGVILMELITGRKALDESRPEENFHLVSWFRRMLLDKDSFRTIIDSTIEADEETLSSINTVAELAGHCCAREPHQRPDMSHVVNVLSPLIEVWKPTEPDVDEIYGINFNMTLPEALQRWKQFEGNSTLDFSSNSSPPHSGIAPSYRSSDGRPS, from the exons atGCAGAAAGGTGCAGGGGGATTGATCATCATCATAGCGCTTCTTACGGTGGTTGGTGTGGGTCGGTGTCAGAGTAGTGGTAGTGATGCAGATGTGATTCGGATTCTGAAAAGCAGCATCAATGCTCCAATGAGCTTTCAATGGACGGACCCTGACGTATGCAAATGGAGGCGCATTCAATGTGATTCGGCGAAACGCGTCACTGCCATACAAATTGGAAACCAGAATCTTCAAGGCACTCTCCCCAAGGAGCTTGAGAAGCTGTCAGCATTGCAAAACTTGGAGTGCCAAGGTAACAGTCTCACAGGATCGTTCCCTTATCTTCCCAAATCGGTGCAAAAGTTGATCATTCATGACAACAAATTCAACAGCATACCCAATGACATCTTCAAAGGGCTGGGTAGTTTGCAAGAAGTGAACATGGACGACATCCCTTTCCCTCCATGGCAGATTCCTCAAAGCCTTGCTGACTGTGTTGCACTCCGAACTTTCACTGCTCAGAGAGTTGGCTTTGTTGGCACAATCCCTGACTTGTTTGGCAAGAATGGTCATTTCCCAGGTTTGATTTTCTTGGGGCTTTCTGGTAATTCTCTTGAAGGTCCTTTGCCTCCAAGCCTTGCTACTAGTTCAATTGAGACCGTTTTGGTCAACGGTAACTCTAGGCTCAACGGTACCATTTCTGTGTTGAAAACCATGACATCCCTTAAGCAATTCTGGGCTCATGGTAATGCATTTACCGGTCCTATACCAGACATGTCTAACCATAATCATCTCTATGATATAAACTTAAGGGACAACCAGTTGACTGGTGTTATTCCACTCTCACTTACCACTCTTCCAAGTTTGAAAGTTGTGAATTTAACTAACAATCTCTTTCAAGGGTCCCCTCCCAAGTTCAAAGATGGTGTTGGAGTTGACAATTACTTGGATAAAGGGAGAAATCAATACTGCACACCCATTCCTGGGGAACCATGCAGTAGCGTTGTCAATGCTTTACTATCTGCTATTGAGCCCTTGGGTTATCCTCTAATTTTTGCTAAGACTTGGTGGGGTAATGATCCATGTGGTAATAAATGGCTTGGGATAATTTGCTCAGGTGGGAACATTTCAGTTGTTAACTTTCAAGGCATGGGTTTGTCAGGTGCCATTTCTCCTAGTTTTGCTACCCTTACATCTGTCACAAAGTTGGTTCTTTCAAACAATAATCTTACTAGTAAAATACCAACTGAACTTACCACTATGCCTCATTTGCAGGAATTAGATGTttccaataataatttatatggtAATGTACCTAAATTCCGGGATGGTGTAGTTCTTAAATTAGATGGGAATCCTGATATTGGAAAGGATAGACCCAGTTCTTCCAGCTCCTCAGATTCTGAAGATgatgagaataataataataatgataataataataataagaacaacACTACTAATTACGTTATTGTAGGAGTTTTGCTGGGGATTTTTATCTTACTTGTTCCAGGGATTTTGATATATATGTTCTTGTGCCGCAAAAAACCTAAGCATGCAAGAAAGTTTCAACATCCAACCGCAATTGTGATACACCCTAATCATTCTGGTGATAGAAATGCCATGTTAAAGATAGCAAGTGCTGGTGTTCATGGTGGAGGAGCAGAAGTATTCAGTCCTTCTAATAATGCTTACCAAGTTGAATCCAGTGGTAATCTTTTGATCTCAATTGACGTTTTGAAAGCAGTGACTAATAATTTTGCTGAAGAAAATGTGCTGGGAAAAGGTGGCTTTGGCACTGTATATAAAGGGAAATTGCATGATGGGACAAGGATTGCAGTTAAAAGGATGCAATCAGGAATAGTGGCAGAGAAGGGAGTGGATGAGTTCATGGCTGAAACGGCAGTGGTCACGATTCGACACAGGAATTTGGTTAATCTCATGGGGTATTGCTTGGATGAAAATGAGAGACTTCTTGTTTATGAATACATGCCTCAAGGTACTCTTAGTAGACATCTATTCCACTGGGAAAATGAAGGGTTAAAACCACTTGAATGGAAGACAAGACTCATTATTGCTTTGGATGTTGCTAGAGGTGTCGAATATCTTCATGGTTTAGCCCAACAAACTTTTATCCATAGGGATCTCAAACCATCTAATATTTTGCTCGGCGATGATATGCGAGCTAAAGTTGCTGACTTTGGATTAGTTCGCCTTGCTCCGCAAGGAAAAGCCTCCTTTCAGACCAGACTTGCCGGAACTTTTGGATATCTAGCACCAGAGTATGCAG CCACCGGAAGACTTACAACAAAGGTTGATGTGTATAGTTTTGGGGTAATTCTGATGGAGCTCATAACTGGAAGGAAAGCACTTGATGAAAGTAGACCAGAAGAGAATTTCCACCTAGTTTCATGGTTTCGTCGAATGCTACTTGACAAAGATTCATTTCGAACCATCATCGACTCGACAATTGAAGCTGATGAGGAAACCTTGAGTAGCATCAATACAGTTGCAGAATTAGCAGGCCATTGCTGTGCAAGGGAGCCACACCAAAGGCCTGACATGAGCCATGTGGTGAATGTGCTTTCGCCTCTTATTGAGGTGTGGAAGCCTACGGAACCAGATGTTGATGAAATATATGGAATAAACTTTAACATGACATTGCCAGAAGCACTTCAAAGGTGGAAGCAATTTGAAGGAAATAGCACTCTTGATTTTTCTTCAAATAGTTCTCCTCCACATTCTGGAATTGCACCTTCATACAGATCTTCAGATGGACGTCCAAGTTAG